The Tepidanaerobacter syntrophicus genome includes the window AATTATAGCAGTAGGAACATCGCCGGTAAATGAACTTGCTGAGGCAATAAAGGGTGTAGTAGATGAGGTATATGTTGTAGGAGATGCTAAAAAGCCTAGAAAAGCATTGGAAGCTATAGCGGAAGGTTATGAAGCAGCTATAAATCTATAGGTTTTTAAGAGAAGTTGAAATTAATAAATGCTTGGCGGTTATATAAGTGCGTGCCTGCCAAGCATTTATTTTTTTCACACAATCTGCCGGATATGTTATAATAACATAAGATAAATCGCAAGGAGGTTGTTCCGATGCTCATATCACTGCTGATATTTTTAATGTTAGCCATACTTTTTCCTTATTTGCTTTTGCCGATGCTGATTTTTCTTGGAATAGGCTTTTTATTTTTGCTTCCATATGTTATTGTTTTTAACTCTTTCTATAATATAATTACGATTCCGTGGCAAATTATAAAGATTGCTACAGATCGAAGAGTCAGAAAAAATCATAGTTTGGAGCACGCAACCATAAATGTGCTTGAGCAGCGATATGGAAGACCTCTGCAAGCCGGCGGACTTGCATATTCTAACGGTTTTTCCCTTTCGGGGCCGGATCTTCCGCCTATTTATGAAGTCATGAGCGCTGTAAAGGAAGCTCAATTCCGTATGATAAATGGAGAAACAGATCTGGCTATACATCCAAGGTGTGGAACCTCCATTGCCGCAGCCAATTTCTTATTTTCTCTAGCCTTTATAATCGTGCTTTTTTATGGACATCATTTGTCTTTGATAAACGTTATCTTGGCCTTTTTGCTCGCAAATATACTGGCAAAGCCTTTTGGTCGAGTTTTGCAAAAATATTTTACAACATATCCCAAAGTTGACGATGTGGCGATACAAGACATATATGTGCAATCGCCTTATGGAAATTCTCCGTTTACAATCATATTTACTCCAACTCGTTCCTATTTTATAAAGACATATCAGGCTAAGTAAGTTCACGAAAAATTTCTTGCAAGAGTAAAGGTACATTGTATGCTAGCTTGCAAGTATGATAAAATATAAAATACATTCTAAAGCAAACAATATAAGAGGTGAGAGCAGTGTTTATTGATGATGAAACAATTTCAAGTATGGCAGATGTAGCCCACATTTTTTTATCTCAAGAAGAGAGAAATAAAATTGCAGAAGAGTTTGATTCGTTGCAACAATCTTTTGAAACACTAAGTAAACTAGATATTCAGGAAGTTGAACCGACAGTTTATCCGATAACAGACAAAAATGTTTTCAGAGAAGATACTATATGGGACAGCCTTTCTGTTGATAAGGCCTTAGCGAATGCACCAGAAAAAGATAAGGGATTTTTCCTAGTGCCAAGAATTATAGAAGAATAAGTTACATATGATCGGGGGTAATGTTTTGAAACTTCATGAACTTACTATTAAAAAAGCAAATGAGCTTTTAAAGAAAAAAGAAATAACAGCTCAAGAACTGACAGAAGATATATTAAATAGAATAGATGAATGCGAGAGCAAAATTGGGGCATATGTTACGATTGACAAAGAAGGGGCTTTAAAATCAGCTAAATCGACAGATGAAAAAGCTGATTTTACAGATCCTCTAGCGGGAATTCCCATGTCGGCAAAAGACAATATATGTACAAAAAACTTAAAGACCACATGCTGCTCAAGGATGCTGGAAAATTTTGTGCCTCCATATGACGCTACTGTAATTTCTAAACTAAGAGAGAGGAATGCTATAATTTTAGGAAAAACTAACATGGATGAATTTGCAATCGGTTCATCTACTCAGACTTCGTTTTTCCATACAACACAAAATCCATGGGATTTATCACGAGTGCCTGGTGGTTCTTCCGGTGGCTCGGCAGCTGCAGTGGCAAGCGATGAGTGCATTTATGCTTTGGGCTCAGACACCGGAGGATCGGTAAGACAACCCGCTTCTTACTGTGGAGTTGTTGGCCTTAAACCTACTTACGGCAGAGTTTCAAGATTTGGAGTTGCATCCCTTGCGGCAACAATGGATACTATAGGACCGATTACAAAAAATGTGACAGATTGCGCCATTGTACTTTCTGCGATTGCAGGGCAAGATAGTTTTGATCCTACTTCATCTGATATTCCGGTAGATAACTATCTGCAAAAGCTCAAGAATGATGTAAAGGGTTTAAAAATAGGCATTCCAAAAGAACTCTTATACCATGAAGCAGTTAGTAAAGACGTAAAAGATGCTGTTTTAAATGCGATTAAAGTTTATGAAGATCTTGGATGTATATGCGAAGAAATAAGCCTGAAAAATGCTGAGTACGCCATGAGCGCCTATCTTGTAACTTTGGCCGCTGAAGCGAGCTCGGAACTCGGCCAGTATGATGGTATAAGGTATGGATATAGAACATCTAGCGATTATCAGGACTTAAAAGATTTTTATAAAAAAACTAGAGGCGAGGGCTTTGGTTTTGATGTAAAATGGCATATTATTCTCGGAACTTATCTGTCAGACGAAAAATATTATGACAAGTACTACTTAAAAGCTCAAAAAATAAGGACAATTATAAAGAAAGATTTTGACGAAGCATTTAAAAAATATGATTTTTTAATAACTCCCACAACTCCTACTACGGCATTTAAGATAGGCGAAAGCTCTGATGATCCTTTTAAAATGCATATGAATGACCTGTGTGTTTCAATAGTAAATCTTGCAGGTCTGCCGGCTATATCTCTACCCTGCGGATTTTCCAAAGGGCTTCCTGTAGGTCTTCAAATTATAGGGAAAGCATTTGATGAGGCAGGAATATTGCAAGTAGCCTATGCATTTGAACAAAATAATGATTATCACACAAGGCGTATCAAGGAGAGGATGGTTTGAGCGATGAAATATGAAAGCGTAATAGGTCTTGAGGTGCATGTTGAACTTTTTACAAAAACAAAAATATTTTGTGGATGCAGCACTGAATTTGCAGCAGATCCAAATACCCACTGCTGTCCCATTTGCCTTGGGATGCCCGGAGCACTTCCACTTATGAATAAAAGCGTTGTTGAGTTTGCGACTAAAGCAGGACTTGCGTTAAATTGCCAGATAGCAGATTTTTCCAGGTTTGACAGGAAAAACTACTTTTATCCTGACCTTCCAAAAGCCTACCAGATATCTCAGTTCTACATACCTCTTGCGCGAAACGGCTATGTAGAAATTGAGCCTAATGGCCAAAAAAAGCGAGTCGGCATAAGAATAATGCACATGGAAGAAGACGCAGGCAAACTGGTTCATGAAGAAGGCGGATCTTATTCCCATTTAGATTTAAACAGAGCAGGAATGCCTCTAATAGAAATAGTATCAGAACCTGATATGCGTTCTGCAGAAGAAGCATGGCTTTATTTAAACAATTTAAGGACTATACTTCAATATATAGAAGTTTCAGACTGCAAAATCGAAGAAGGTTCCATGAGATGCGATATTAATATTTCTCTTAGACCTGAAGGCTCAGAACAACTGGGAACAAGAGTTGAGGTGAAAAACTTAGGTTCACTGAGAGCTGTTAGGAGAGCTATTGAATTTGAAGAAAAACGCCAGAGAGATATTTTAGAAAACGGTGGTACAATCGATGGCGAAACCCGCCGATGGGACGAGGCGCAAGGAATCACGATTTTTATGCGTGGTAAGGGAAGCAATCGTTATTCTCCAGAGCCAAATCTTTCCCCAATTATTATCAGTGATGAATGGAAAGAAGATATACGAAACCATATTCCGGAACTTCCTAATGTAAAAAAGGAGCGGTTTATTAAAGAATACGGCCTTCCGGAATACGATGCCTCTATAATTACTGCATCTAAAATCCTGGCGAATTTTTATGAGGAAACTGTAAAATATTATCATGATCCTAAAATAATCAGCAACTGGATAATGGTTGAATTAATGAACGTTTTGAATGAAACCGGCGAAGGAATAAAAGACCTGAAATTTACACCGAAACAACTTGCCGATATGCTAATAATGATTGATAAGGGTATTATAAGCGGCAAAATAGCCAAAGATGTTTTTAGAGAGATGTTTAAAACAGGCAAAAACCCTGAAGAAATAGTAAAGGAAAAAAATCTTATACAGATTTCCGATGAGGCAGAACTTGAAAATATAGCAAAAAAGGTCATTGAAAACAACCCCAAATCTGTTGAGGATTACAAAAACGGAAAAGAAAAAGCAATGTCATTTCTTGTGGGCCAAATAATGAAAGAGACAAAAGGAAAAGCAAATCCCCAGATGGTAAACTCGATACTTACAAGATTGCTTAAAGAAATTTAATAAGCTCTAATAGTTTTTTAATAAGCTGCTTTAAAAAAGCAGCTTATTTTTGCTGTAACTAGAATACCACGGGCTATGCCCGTGGTATTCTAAAAAGCTTACAGCTATGAGTAGAAAAAACACCTCCATCTGATAAAATAAAGCGGGTTTGCCAACAACAAAATTAAATCAAGAGAGGTAATATCTGTTATGGATAATAATACTCTCACACATACAAAATGGAATTGCAAATATCATATAGTATTTGCACCAAAGTATAGAAGGCAAATAATCTACGGAAAAATATTGAGGAAACTATGTGAATATAAAGGGGTAGAAATAATAGAAGCAAATGCCTGCCCCGATCATATACACATGTTAGTATCGATACCACCTAAGCTAAGCGTATCAAGCTTTATGGGATGCCTAAAAGGTAAAAGTTCATTGATGATATTCGACAGACATGCAAATTTAAAGTACAGATACGGTAACAGACAATTCTGGTGCAAAGGATATTATGTAAATACCGCTAGTAGAAATAAAAGGCGATAGAGGAATATATAAGAAATCAAATACAGTAAGACATAGCATCAGATCAAATAAGTTTAAAGGAATACATAGACCCGTTTAGGGGTGAGGCGGTAAACAAAAACAAGAAAAAATAACCCCTTTAGGGGTAGTTTGAAAAAATCATGCGGTTGGCAGATTATTCAATGAGCCTTAAGGCTCTGCCAGTAAATGTCCTTACAGGGCTAGAGCAAACCACCCGTTAAACGGGTGGTTATGATCAAATAGATAATTTTTGGTGTTCTGTTTAAAAATAAAACATCTGTTGCATATTAGAACACTATATAAAAAATTTAATGCTTTAATTAGCAGAATACAAATATTTTGAAATTTTGCTTACATTGGCATCATTTTTGCATGCATAATTAATAAGTAGCAAAATAATTTTAACCAAAACTACATTATTAATCGACATTAGTGTCTAAAATACGATAGGTGGTTCAATTTTTTAATAAAGCCGGGACAGATTCTTTAATGACTATTGAGTTTTAAATTATCCAAAATAATAATAAGGGGGATAAAAATGTTATTAAGTAATAAGGTGATTATAATCACTGGAGGAGGCAGCGGTATGGGGAAAGCTGCATCTGAATTATTCGCAAAGGAAGGAGCAAAAGTTGTAATAGCAGATTACCAAGAAGTATACAAGAGACCAATAGGAAAGGAAGTAGCGGAAAACATACAAGAAAAAGGTTATGAAGCAAGATACATCGAAACAGACGTTTCTAAAGAAGATGAAGTTAAAAATCTTATAAATGAAGTAATAAATCTTTATGGAAGAATAGACGTTTTATATAACAATGCAAGCCATGGTTACTCTTCACCGTACACAATGGCTGATATCCTAAATACACCTCTGACTGACTGGTCAAAAATTTTAGAATTGAATTTAACTAGTATTTTTCTGTGCTGCAAGTATACTATTCCTCATATGCTTCAAAATGGAAAAGGCTCTATAATTAATT containing:
- a CDS encoding DUF6391 domain-containing protein — protein: MLISLLIFLMLAILFPYLLLPMLIFLGIGFLFLLPYVIVFNSFYNIITIPWQIIKIATDRRVRKNHSLEHATINVLEQRYGRPLQAGGLAYSNGFSLSGPDLPPIYEVMSAVKEAQFRMINGETDLAIHPRCGTSIAAANFLFSLAFIIVLFYGHHLSLINVILAFLLANILAKPFGRVLQKYFTTYPKVDDVAIQDIYVQSPYGNSPFTIIFTPTRSYFIKTYQAK
- the gatC gene encoding Asp-tRNA(Asn)/Glu-tRNA(Gln) amidotransferase subunit GatC, translated to MFIDDETISSMADVAHIFLSQEERNKIAEEFDSLQQSFETLSKLDIQEVEPTVYPITDKNVFREDTIWDSLSVDKALANAPEKDKGFFLVPRIIEE
- the gatA gene encoding Asp-tRNA(Asn)/Glu-tRNA(Gln) amidotransferase subunit GatA, yielding MKLHELTIKKANELLKKKEITAQELTEDILNRIDECESKIGAYVTIDKEGALKSAKSTDEKADFTDPLAGIPMSAKDNICTKNLKTTCCSRMLENFVPPYDATVISKLRERNAIILGKTNMDEFAIGSSTQTSFFHTTQNPWDLSRVPGGSSGGSAAAVASDECIYALGSDTGGSVRQPASYCGVVGLKPTYGRVSRFGVASLAATMDTIGPITKNVTDCAIVLSAIAGQDSFDPTSSDIPVDNYLQKLKNDVKGLKIGIPKELLYHEAVSKDVKDAVLNAIKVYEDLGCICEEISLKNAEYAMSAYLVTLAAEASSELGQYDGIRYGYRTSSDYQDLKDFYKKTRGEGFGFDVKWHIILGTYLSDEKYYDKYYLKAQKIRTIIKKDFDEAFKKYDFLITPTTPTTAFKIGESSDDPFKMHMNDLCVSIVNLAGLPAISLPCGFSKGLPVGLQIIGKAFDEAGILQVAYAFEQNNDYHTRRIKERMV
- the gatB gene encoding Asp-tRNA(Asn)/Glu-tRNA(Gln) amidotransferase subunit GatB, whose product is MKYESVIGLEVHVELFTKTKIFCGCSTEFAADPNTHCCPICLGMPGALPLMNKSVVEFATKAGLALNCQIADFSRFDRKNYFYPDLPKAYQISQFYIPLARNGYVEIEPNGQKKRVGIRIMHMEEDAGKLVHEEGGSYSHLDLNRAGMPLIEIVSEPDMRSAEEAWLYLNNLRTILQYIEVSDCKIEEGSMRCDINISLRPEGSEQLGTRVEVKNLGSLRAVRRAIEFEEKRQRDILENGGTIDGETRRWDEAQGITIFMRGKGSNRYSPEPNLSPIIISDEWKEDIRNHIPELPNVKKERFIKEYGLPEYDASIITASKILANFYEETVKYYHDPKIISNWIMVELMNVLNETGEGIKDLKFTPKQLADMLIMIDKGIISGKIAKDVFREMFKTGKNPEEIVKEKNLIQISDEAELENIAKKVIENNPKSVEDYKNGKEKAMSFLVGQIMKETKGKANPQMVNSILTRLLKEI
- a CDS encoding SDR family NAD(P)-dependent oxidoreductase, with protein sequence MLLSNKVIIITGGGSGMGKAASELFAKEGAKVVIADYQEVYKRPIGKEVAENIQEKGYEARYIETDVSKEDEVKNLINEVINLYGRIDVLYNNASHGYSSPYTMADILNTPLTDWSKILELNLTSIFLCCKYTIPHMLQNGKGSIINCSSINGLVAMPGADAYTAAKGGVISLTRVLASDYGPKNIRVNCICPGAINTPMIAGAIANPEVQKYFQTSTPLGRLGEPEEVAKLALFLASDDSSYLTGAIIPVDGGWTAR